Below is a window of Candidatus Eisenbacteria bacterium DNA.
AGCCGTTCTATCCGCTCTATCTCTGGCACGTCGTCTGGAATACCAGGGAGGTGGCGACCGACGGGGTCACCCCGCTCTGGCCCGACGGCAACTATGAGATCGCGGCCTACGGAGAGGACCTCTCGCACAACGTCGAGGACGTCAACAGCCTCGAGTGGACGAGGGTCACCGTCGACAACACGGCTCCGAAGACGCAGATGGACGCCGACCTGAACGCGGCCGGCTTCCAGGATCGTCCGCCGACGGACATCGAGCGCAACACGATGTTCACCCTGTTCACGGTCATCTCTCCGGAGAACCCGCTCAATGACGACGCGGCGACCTTCTACATCAAGAGGGCGCGCGATCTGAACATGCCGGGAAGCTGGCTTGCGATTCCCGCGGTCAACGACCCCTGCACGTTATTCGACGAGAACTGGGGTTGGGGTCCGGAGGACGGGAATCCCGACGACACGAGGCCGTACAGCTTCGACCTGAACCTCACCAAGGCGATGGATCCGGTCGAGTTCCTGCACTGGCTGAACGATCCGAACTCGGCGCCGCAGCCGGGTCCGCTCCATGTCGGTGAGGAGTACGACTTCGTCGCGGCGGGCCACGACCTGCTGAACAACACCTTCTCGCACATCGACGCCTTCGCCGACACGAGCCCGAAGCGCTCGATCCGGTTCAAGGTGGTCGACACGATCGCGCCGATCATGACGATCACGCAAGCGAAGCGGAACATCGGCGACATGACGGTCATCAACAACCCGGACAAGATCTACGCCCAGTCGTTCGAGTACCTGCAGGCCAGGAACCTGACGGGCGATGTCGACCTCGAGGACGTCTTCTTCGTCTACCGCGAGCAGGGAACGACGAGCTGGACGCTCCTGGACGGCACACTCACCGAGTACTCGACCGGCAACTGGCGCATCGGCCCGTGGGATGTCCGGGCCCTGAAGCACAACACCTGGTACGAGGTGGCGGCGATCGGCGTCGACGACGTCGGCAACCAGTCCGACCCGAGCCTGCCGACGACACGGAAGGTTCTGGTCTACGTCGACTTCACGCCGCCGGACAACTACGCCTTCACGCGGCCGGCCGCCGGGGTCGTTAACCTCTGCGACTGGTACGTGGTCCCCGAGGCGGACAACCCGACCTGGCGGTACTACGACCTCACGGTGACCGACGCCGACGCAATCGAGAACGTCGACACCTGGAAGATCGAGTACTACTGGAAGCTGAACTCGACAATCGACACCGGCCTCTCCGCGTGGACGAGGATCGACACCGAGAGTTACCCCGTCATCCACGATGACGCGACGAACTCCTGGTGGGTAAAGTGGGATATCCACGAGCGCGCGACCGAGCTGTACGACATCGCCGCGCGCGTGATGGACGTCGCCGGCAACGAGACGCTCATCAGGATCGACCGCCTCGGCTATGACGCGGACGCACCGACGCCGCTCGCGGTCACCAACATCGAGGCGATCACGGCCGGCGCGCCCGAGATCGAGTTCCATCCCGGCGGCTGGACCGACATCGCGGCAGGCATCGAGATCCGCATCTGGGCTTCCGCGAAGGACGACGAGCTCGCCCTTCCGGAGGACCGTGAGACCGCGGTATCCACGATGCAGTTCTACGCGACGGTCGACAACGGCACGACCTGGATGGATCTCGGAACGATCACACCGACGCCCAACCAGGGCGATCCGACCGACTACGCGGGCTCCGTCGACTGGAACACGACGGGGATCCCGGTCGGCACGCAGCTCTGGGTCGGCGTGATCGCGACCGACGAGTGCGGCAACGCGACGAGCAGGGTCACCTACCGCCTGCGGATCACCGACATCGTGCCGCCGACGGCGAGGATCATCGCGTTCGATCCGGATCTCGAGCCGCACGGCGAGTATCCGCCGACTTGTGTGAAGATCTACGCCCTCGCGGAGAGCGATTCGACGATCGAGAGCGTGATCTTCCAGTACGACACGATCGAGGGTCCGAACGACCTCGATCACGAATGGGTCAACATCGGTGTCGGCCAGAAGCTGACCGACGCCAACGAGCCGCGCACCACCGAGGTCCTCTGGTGGACGGCCCTCAAGACCAGCTCGCTGCCGAGCGGGATCACGAGGTACTGGCTGCGGGCCCTGGCGAGGGACGAGAAGGGCAACCGCTACGGCGACAAGCCGACCGACGTCGTTCCGACGATGATGGCCGAGCTCGAGACGCTGTACGACGGCTCGATCACCTTCAAGCCGATCCGCACGACTGTCCCCGAGGTCGAGGACGTCTCGATCCAGGTGGAGAGCATGACGAACGCGATCCTCACGGTGAAGATGGCGAGCGCCATGGATCATCCGAGGGTCGTCGTTCTAGGCGAGCCGTACTACGTGGATGGCACAGACATCTGTCTCGAAAACAACTACTACTGGATCTACTCGGCCGACCTGCCGGCCAATCCGGAGTGGGACGGGGACTTCGGTCTCGTCCGCTCTCTGAATGATCCGACGGTCTGGCGGGGGGAGATCACGCTGGATACCACATACGGTGGCAGCCCGATCTTCGACTGCCTGAAGTTCAACATCAACGTCACCGGAACGGATGCGGGCCTCATGATCGACCACGCGAGTGTGTGGATCAACGAGTACCCGATCAGCGCGGCCCTCGGAACGAACGGCACAGTCCAGAGCGACGCCTACGGCATGACCGATGCTCACAAGATCACGGTCGTGAGTGGCGCGTGGCGCGGCGAGGACGTCTGCTTGCTGGCGTCCCAGACGGTGCCTCCGACGGTCGACTCGGATCAGGGGATCTATCTGGCGCCTGTTGCGAAGTCCGCATACCACATGCAGGTCACGAAGGGTCACAACGAACTCGGCAACTTCCAGGACGGCTACCACCCGCTGGTCCAGATCAAGTACGACCAGGCAGCGGTCAACGCCGCTCTCAGCGATGGAGTCACCGAGGAGATGCTGACCGTCCGCAAGTGGGGCCGCGATTGCCGTATCGATCCCACGGGCGAGACCTGGAAGTGGATCGGTGACGACATCAGTCACATCCATGTCGATCCTGTGAACAACATCTTGAGCTTCCGCGTGGGGAACCTGGACGATGCCCGCGAGAGGTGGTCGCATGACAAGAGCGACGAGTTCCCGCAGTCGGACACCACTGAAGTTGACCTCTGCTACAGGGGCAACATCTTCCAGATCTTCGCGCCGAAGAGCTCAGCGCCGGTCTTCGTCTTCAGCGTCACGCCGTTCAGCGAGTACAGGAGCGGCTGGTGGACCGACGCGGACCCGGTCTTCACGACCTACTTGAACGACGTCGGCGGTCAGGGGATCGATCCCACGACCGTCCAGGTCAAGATCGACGGGAACCTCGTCGCGACCTTCAACGGGACCGGACCCGCCCAGTGGTACTGGGGCAACGGGAACGCGTACCTGTGGCAGGCGAACGCCGAGGGAACCGTCTACGAGATGGACTACAGTCACTCGACCCTCCAGCGCGACTGGCTGGCCGAGCGGACCAACCCGCTCGCGCCGCACATCTTCACGGTCGAGTACAGGACGATCAGGGGCACGCACGAGCTGGTCAGCGTGGATACGCCGTTCTGGGTGGATCAGACGCCGCCCACGATCGAGTTCCACGGCGGCTGGGTCAGCAACCCGCTCCTGCGGAACATCCGCGGCTACATCGCGGGCGAGGGATGCGGTCCGGGACCGATGGACTGCATGCTCACGGTTCGCATGACCGACACCGGATCGGGTATCTTCGTCCGTCCGCACCGGCAGGAGTACCTCTACGACCATGACGGCGACGGATGGATCGATCCGGAAGACATGAATGCGGATCCGACCTACGAGTGCGGCAACTGCGCCGACTGGATCGCCATCGACTGGGGCATCCATTACGACCTCTGGCGCGTCGACGGCGAGGACGAGCAGGCCAACATCGACGAGTTCGAGGAGCGCGAGCTCCTGCATCAGGGGACGGCGGACGAGCTCTTGCCCTACATCCAGAGGCAGGTCGGCACGGCGATCTACGACGGCCTTGCCGGCTACAATCCGGAGACGGACAAGCTCCTCGTCAGGCTGCCCATCGTCGGCGGCGGCCGGATCGCGGACAAGGACATCATCGAGGTGACGATCTACAGCGAGAAGTACCGCACGCTCCTCGGCGAGGGTCCCGCGCTCGGCTGCGACGTGATCGAAGAGATCGAAGTCAACGGCGAGACGATGTACATCCTCTCCGATTGCTGGTTCGACTTCCTGAGCCAGCAGCGGATCGTCTACACCCAGGGCGTCCTCGACCAGGTCAGGAACAGCGGCAGCGCCTATGTCGAGCAGCGGTTCATCGTCGACATGACGCCGCCGACCTGTGTGATCAACCTGCCTGGCGCGACGATGACGCCGGCCGAGCGGATGCCGCTCGACATCTCCGTGATCGACGACGGCGTCGGCGCGAGCAACTCCGTCTCCGTGAAGCTGACCGGTCCCGTCTCGAGGGACACGACGCTCACGGTGGTCGGCGGTCGCTCCACGGCGACGCTCGCGAAGCCTGGCGGCGGCTGGCCGTTCGGGGAGTACACCGTCTCGGTGACCTCGTCCGACCTGCTCGGCCAGAAGTGCGTCTCGATGAAGACGGTCCGGGTCGAGAATCCGGTGCTCACGCTCACGGATGCTCACTGCTACCCGAACCCGTTCGATCCCGCCGATGGCGATGTGAATATCCACTTCGTCCTCAGCAGGACGAGCGACGTGACAGTGAAGATCTACGACTTCGCCGGCAACTACGTGTCCACGGTCGTGCCGGGCCCGAACGGGTTCGCCTGGGGCGGGACGGCTGCCGATGGGACAAAGCTGGCGAACGGCGCCTACATCGTCCGCGTGACCGCAACCGACGGCGCGAGGACCGAAGTGGCGAACCTCAAGGTAGTTCTCTGGAGGGAGTAAGAGGCGAAGCTGTGGGGGAGGCTCCGGCCTCCCCCACGGCGAACTCTGTTCTAGGAAACTTATGCGACGACGGGTTCAACTAGGAGGAGGTTCGGAAATGGCAGGACAGAGGCGTGGAGCGCTCCTGACCTTGGTGGTTCTGGGGACGTTCCTGCTAACTGGATTCGCCTGGGCCGCGGACACCATGGGTGATCCGCAAAACAACCATAACGCTCCGTACCTGCGGATGGGTGTCGGCGCCAGGGCGCTCGGAATGGGTGGTGCGTTCGTTGGAGTCGCCAATGATCTGACGGCGGGTTACTGGAACCCGGCCGGCCTGACCTGGACACGGGGATGGTCGATCGGCGGGATGTTCTCCGCCGGGATGGAGGTCGACCGCAAGTACAACCATGTCGGCTTCGCCAGGAATGCCGACTGGGGCGCTTACGGAATCAACTGGCTCAATGCCGGTATGACCGACATCGAAGGCTACAACATGGGCAACGATCCCACGGGGTCGTTCGACTACACAGACAACGCGTTCATGTTCTCGTTTGGCAAGCAGTTCGACATCGCCTCGCTGGGCATCACGGGGAAGTACCTCCGTGCGTCGAACGGCGGCGCCCTGGCGGGGCAGGACGACGCGATCACAGGCTACGGCATCGACCTGGGCATGGGGCTGATCCTGACCGACTACATGCGTTTCGGCTTCACGGTTCAGGACATCGCCGGCCGACTCGGCAGCGTTGACGATGCCAACGATATCCCGACGAATCTCCGTACGGGCATCGCCATCTGGCCGCTGCGCGGGATGACTGCGGCCTTCGACGTCGAGAAGGCGCAGGAAGATGACGAGTACCTGTTCCATGTGGGGGCCGAGTATCGGGTTCCCCTCACCAGGGAGCTCAGCTCGGCGATCCGCCTGGGCATCAATGACGGCGACTTCGCCGCCGGCTTCGGCATGCGCTTCAACATGATCGAGGCCGACTATGCCTACGTGAACGACCGGCAGGACTTCCTGAACGAGAACCACCGCTTCTCGCTGGCGCTGCGCTTTGGCGCGCAGGACGACCTGGGCCCCTTCACCGGCGACGCCGACAAGGACGGGATTCCCGATGACGTCGACCAGTGCCCGACGCTGGCCGAGGACTTCGACGGGTTCATGGACACGGACGGCTGCCCCGATCCCGACAATGACGGGGACGGCATTCCGGACGTGAACGACGACTGCCCGAACCATGCGGAGGACATGGACGGCTGGCAGGATGCCGACGGCTGCCCCGATGTCGACAATGACGGCGACGGGATCCTCGACAAGGACGACAAGTGCCCCAGCGTGGCGGAGAACTTCAACGGCTTCGAGGATGCCGATGGCTGCCCGGACGAGACCGCGGGGCCGTGCATCCCGGTCTTCGCCTACATCAACTTCAAGTTCAATACCGCTGAGATCAGCGGCGCCGATCCGGTTCCCATCCTCGAGGATGTCGCCCGGATCATGCGCGAGACTCCGAACATGAAGCTCAAGATCACGGGTCACACCGACGCGATCGGGGGCGATCAGTACAACATGAAGCTGTCGATGAGGCGGTCCGAGGCGATCAAGGACTACCTCGTGAAGCGTGGCGTCTCCGCTGACCGGCTCTCCACGGACGGGAAGGGCGAGAGCCAGCCGATCGACACGAACGACACCGATCTCGGCCGCGCTCGTAACCGGAGGATCGAGTTCACGATCCTCCAGCAGTAAGGCGGGCGGGAGAGAGTGCATCCGAAGTCGGTGACCGACAGGTAGACCGACCTCTGAAGAATCCGTCGTGGCCCCACGGGGAAAGCCTCCCCCGTGGGGCCCTCTTTTGTTGGCGGAGAGCCGACGCTTCCGGCTCCGGATGAGCGGCACCTGGCAGGCTCGCGATCGATGGCCGGGGTCTCGGTGGGGGATCCGCGTTGCGTTTCGCAAGGCGGACGACTTCCTGCACGCGAGCCGTGCTTCCTGCACGGGCTGAGATGAAGCGGCCGCGATGGCGGTCTTGTGGCCCAAGAGGTTACGGCGTCGAGTCTGCCGGAACGCCGCTTGCTCGCATCTTCCGCGGCCGGGCCTGCTTCGGGGAGGGGTCATGTCGCTCATC
It encodes the following:
- a CDS encoding T9SS type A sorting domain-containing protein, with protein sequence EADEAVTDYPVRAVVFDDAGYAGDPTDAAFPGSGNPIYADAITVYFDGIAPYTHIIDPHDGSVFTFGVTIPITGLANDTAPEAAAMPGIKSVRFQYKDGRAYWVGTGYYNHGIDPVFIDMNGNGTFQTGIDIVRFGNPGEGATGNLWFDIDPTPMDNTDDPIIINFGDPNEDTYTIDFDTRQMWSTEDSYVHLRMLATDTAGNETVKDPLHAEEIVIILDDATAPVAYLQWLNTSCAPTCRYLCGPEIEAFRGTVTLYGKVLDPTHWDLSRVVAVDIEIRPEGTPDWTVLGRDQTPFLEEVPAGLGCTGDITTGQFFTYTWDTEDPWPQGVYELRAVAIDDDGNSFPDDALIVKVRIDRTPPVVYYEGTGFPGFVESLEQYYDDGTPGTSPVIKRDPDTGDVEFFVFTPDDDIRTITLQWRYPTDPIGMWRPWSDAFNGFRGTDPNTPGYRRLFSDFQYEPALNFGTNRVWTAHADDFFYETTPGAMDNLVKRSLIEGPIEWRVLATDLACNTNAAVEDFVTAAVDLTCPTVCDYSVDKPTRRVVPGETMNFRVCVQDAVTDVRHVTIQAVVDAGLPTEKIYVVRDGDLLPVVEGTNVFDLDGYNTQWWFEAAWAFPDVVYKDTKLDIYIVRTDPAGNMCRSDVDDIYVQDLVPPDRTKIVVIANRTTYTDDPNDGVVINGQDLNRLQDNDNIWVNRDASELYDPFNGNPANLDYLISEGALHGVENNEANSMRYFLGDTEATYPRWVDEGYMGNSAANPARLARTVTLVGRTWVDDQSFGGKDDGVAKVTFLVKPVGGTAVVLGKDEYQPFYPLYLWHVVWNTREVATDGVTPLWPDGNYEIAAYGEDLSHNVEDVNSLEWTRVTVDNTAPKTQMDADLNAAGFQDRPPTDIERNTMFTLFTVISPENPLNDDAATFYIKRARDLNMPGSWLAIPAVNDPCTLFDENWGWGPEDGNPDDTRPYSFDLNLTKAMDPVEFLHWLNDPNSAPQPGPLHVGEEYDFVAAGHDLLNNTFSHIDAFADTSPKRSIRFKVVDTIAPIMTITQAKRNIGDMTVINNPDKIYAQSFEYLQARNLTGDVDLEDVFFVYREQGTTSWTLLDGTLTEYSTGNWRIGPWDVRALKHNTWYEVAAIGVDDVGNQSDPSLPTTRKVLVYVDFTPPDNYAFTRPAAGVVNLCDWYVVPEADNPTWRYYDLTVTDADAIENVDTWKIEYYWKLNSTIDTGLSAWTRIDTESYPVIHDDATNSWWVKWDIHERATELYDIAARVMDVAGNETLIRIDRLGYDADAPTPLAVTNIEAITAGAPEIEFHPGGWTDIAAGIEIRIWASAKDDELALPEDRETAVSTMQFYATVDNGTTWMDLGTITPTPNQGDPTDYAGSVDWNTTGIPVGTQLWVGVIATDECGNATSRVTYRLRITDIVPPTARIIAFDPDLEPHGEYPPTCVKIYALAESDSTIESVIFQYDTIEGPNDLDHEWVNIGVGQKLTDANEPRTTEVLWWTALKTSSLPSGITRYWLRALARDEKGNRYGDKPTDVVPTMMAELETLYDGSITFKPIRTTVPEVEDVSIQVESMTNAILTVKMASAMDHPRVVVLGEPYYVDGTDICLENNYYWIYSADLPANPEWDGDFGLVRSLNDPTVWRGEITLDTTYGGSPIFDCLKFNINVTGTDAGLMIDHASVWINEYPISAALGTNGTVQSDAYGMTDAHKITVVSGAWRGEDVCLLASQTVPPTVDSDQGIYLAPVAKSAYHMQVTKGHNELGNFQDGYHPLVQIKYDQAAVNAALSDGVTEEMLTVRKWGRDCRIDPTGETWKWIGDDISHIHVDPVNNILSFRVGNLDDARERWSHDKSDEFPQSDTTEVDLCYRGNIFQIFAPKSSAPVFVFSVTPFSEYRSGWWTDADPVFTTYLNDVGGQGIDPTTVQVKIDGNLVATFNGTGPAQWYWGNGNAYLWQANAEGTVYEMDYSHSTLQRDWLAERTNPLAPHIFTVEYRTIRGTHELVSVDTPFWVDQTPPTIEFHGGWVSNPLLRNIRGYIAGEGCGPGPMDCMLTVRMTDTGSGIFVRPHRQEYLYDHDGDGWIDPEDMNADPTYECGNCADWIAIDWGIHYDLWRVDGEDEQANIDEFEERELLHQGTADELLPYIQRQVGTAIYDGLAGYNPETDKLLVRLPIVGGGRIADKDIIEVTIYSEKYRTLLGEGPALGCDVIEEIEVNGETMYILSDCWFDFLSQQRIVYTQGVLDQVRNSGSAYVEQRFIVDMTPPTCVINLPGATMTPAERMPLDISVIDDGVGASNSVSVKLTGPVSRDTTLTVVGGRSTATLAKPGGGWPFGEYTVSVTSSDLLGQKCVSMKTVRVENPVLTLTDAHCYPNPFDPADGDVNIHFVLSRTSDVTVKIYDFAGNYVSTVVPGPNGFAWGGTAADGTKLANGAYIVRVTATDGARTEVANLKVVLWRE
- a CDS encoding PorV/PorQ family protein, producing MRRRVQLGGGSEMAGQRRGALLTLVVLGTFLLTGFAWAADTMGDPQNNHNAPYLRMGVGARALGMGGAFVGVANDLTAGYWNPAGLTWTRGWSIGGMFSAGMEVDRKYNHVGFARNADWGAYGINWLNAGMTDIEGYNMGNDPTGSFDYTDNAFMFSFGKQFDIASLGITGKYLRASNGGALAGQDDAITGYGIDLGMGLILTDYMRFGFTVQDIAGRLGSVDDANDIPTNLRTGIAIWPLRGMTAAFDVEKAQEDDEYLFHVGAEYRVPLTRELSSAIRLGINDGDFAAGFGMRFNMIEADYAYVNDRQDFLNENHRFSLALRFGAQDDLGPFTGDADKDGIPDDVDQCPTLAEDFDGFMDTDGCPDPDNDGDGIPDVNDDCPNHAEDMDGWQDADGCPDVDNDGDGILDKDDKCPSVAENFNGFEDADGCPDETAGPCIPVFAYINFKFNTAEISGADPVPILEDVARIMRETPNMKLKITGHTDAIGGDQYNMKLSMRRSEAIKDYLVKRGVSADRLSTDGKGESQPIDTNDTDLGRARNRRIEFTILQQ